From the Acetobacter aceti genome, one window contains:
- the fabG gene encoding 3-oxoacyl-[acyl-carrier-protein] reductase, with translation MFSLTNKVALVTGATGGIGEAIARQLHHQGATVILSGTRESVLAERAAALGGERVHVVAADLSDPAAAEQLVARAEEAAGAPLDILVNNAGLTRDTLAIRMKDEDWSRVIEVDLASPFRLCRAVLKGMLRRRAGRIISIASVVGTTGNAGQANYAAAKAGLVGMTKSLAQEAGSRGVTLNVVAPGFIATAMTDVLPDAQKEKLVGSIPLGRMGSPDDVASAVVYLASEEAAWVTGATLHVNGGMAMI, from the coding sequence ATGTTCAGTCTTACCAACAAGGTCGCACTCGTTACCGGCGCAACAGGCGGCATCGGCGAGGCCATCGCCCGTCAGCTTCATCACCAGGGCGCGACAGTCATTCTGTCCGGCACCCGGGAATCCGTGCTGGCCGAGCGGGCTGCCGCTCTGGGCGGTGAGCGCGTGCATGTTGTCGCAGCGGATCTTTCCGACCCGGCGGCAGCGGAGCAGCTGGTGGCCCGTGCGGAGGAAGCAGCCGGAGCGCCGCTCGATATTCTCGTGAATAACGCGGGGCTTACGCGCGACACGCTCGCCATCCGCATGAAGGATGAGGACTGGTCAAGGGTGATCGAGGTCGATCTTGCCTCGCCGTTCCGACTCTGCCGCGCGGTGCTCAAGGGCATGCTGCGTCGGCGTGCGGGCCGGATCATCAGTATCGCTTCCGTCGTCGGGACAACCGGCAATGCCGGACAGGCCAACTATGCCGCCGCCAAGGCCGGGCTGGTGGGCATGACCAAGTCTCTCGCGCAGGAAGCTGGTTCCCGTGGCGTGACGCTGAACGTGGTTGCTCCGGGCTTTATCGCCACGGCGATGACGGATGTCCTGCCTGACGCCCAGAAGGAAAAGCTGGTGGGATCCATTCCTCTGGGCCGCATGGGCTCGCCTGACGATGTGGCTTCGGCCGTGGTATATCTGGCGTCGGAAGAGGCGGCATGGGTCACCGGCGCAACACTGCATGTTAACGGCGGTATGGCGATGATATGA
- the fabD gene encoding ACP S-malonyltransferase, translating into MSVYAFVFPGQGSQSPGMGQDLADAFPAAREVFQEVDDALEEKLSKIIFEGPVEDLTSTENTQPALMAVSMAVVRVLEREGGVDFSARATLMAGHSLGEYSALAAARSFGVAETARLLRLRGRAMQRAVPAGEGGMAALIGVTPEQAQELCEEAAVLRTEGRPDQREILEVANDNGGGQIVISGQMAAIDRAIVIAKEKGVKRAVKLPVSAPFHCSLMRPAADEMAEALDGAEVKTPIVPIIANVTAAKVTSPDMIRELLVKQVTGTVRWRESVDAMVGMGVDHFVELGAGKVLSGLIRRIAPDVKAESVGTLDTIDSFLKTL; encoded by the coding sequence ATGTCTGTCTACGCTTTTGTTTTTCCGGGTCAGGGAAGTCAGTCTCCCGGCATGGGGCAGGATCTGGCGGATGCTTTTCCGGCAGCACGGGAGGTCTTTCAGGAAGTTGATGACGCGCTGGAGGAGAAGCTTTCAAAGATTATTTTTGAAGGCCCGGTGGAGGATCTTACGAGCACGGAAAACACCCAGCCAGCGTTGATGGCGGTGTCCATGGCTGTGGTTCGCGTTCTGGAGCGGGAAGGTGGCGTGGATTTCAGCGCCAGAGCGACGCTGATGGCTGGCCACTCCCTCGGTGAATACTCTGCCCTTGCAGCGGCACGTTCTTTCGGAGTTGCTGAAACAGCCCGTCTCCTGCGTCTGCGTGGCCGTGCGATGCAGCGTGCTGTGCCCGCCGGTGAAGGTGGGATGGCGGCACTGATCGGTGTGACCCCTGAGCAGGCTCAGGAACTGTGCGAGGAAGCGGCGGTTCTCAGAACTGAAGGACGACCGGATCAGCGTGAAATCCTTGAGGTCGCCAACGATAATGGTGGCGGTCAGATCGTGATTTCGGGCCAGATGGCGGCGATCGACAGGGCAATTGTGATCGCCAAGGAGAAGGGCGTCAAAAGGGCCGTCAAACTGCCTGTTTCCGCACCGTTCCACTGCTCCCTGATGCGTCCGGCAGCGGACGAGATGGCCGAGGCTCTGGATGGCGCCGAGGTGAAGACTCCCATCGTGCCCATCATTGCGAATGTGACGGCAGCGAAAGTGACATCGCCCGACATGATTCGTGAACTGCTGGTCAAGCAGGTGACCGGCACGGTCCGCTGGCGGGAAAGTGTCGACGCGATGGTCGGCATGGGTGTCGATCATTTTGTGGAACTGGGAGCCGGTAAGGTGCTTTCAGGTCTGATCCGCCGAATCGCACCGGATGTGAAAGCCGAGTCTGTCGGCACGCTCGACACCATCGACAGCTTCCTCAAGACCCTCTGA
- the fabF gene encoding beta-ketoacyl-ACP synthase II, with protein sequence MKIRGRASLLQSGGSDLGRRRVVVTGMGMVTPLGLGTENVWKRLIAGESGIDRIHAFDPSELAAHIGGEVPEGPTAEGKLTISDWIPVKDQKKMDRFIHLGMIAAAEAVEDSGWKPESEEDRCATGVQIGSGIGGLQTIYEASITVHEGRAKRLSPFFIPSALGNLVSGNVSIRYGFKGPNHSAVTACATGVHAIGDAARLIMFGDADVMVAGGAEATVCKLGIAGFCSARALSTGFNDRPKQASRPWDRDRDGFVMGEGAGIVVLEEYEHAKKRGAKIYGEIVGYGMSGDAHHITAPAEGHEGAYRAMFAAVRSAGITPGEIGYVNAHGTSTMADDLELDAVERLFGDEGRKVAMSSTKSAIGHLLGAAGAVEAMFSMLAIRDGVVPPTLNLDNPSRESIIDRVAHEAQQRKVNIALSNSFGFGGTNASVIVRGV encoded by the coding sequence CTGAAAATCAGGGGGCGAGCGAGCTTGCTGCAGTCGGGCGGATCAGATTTGGGACGGAGACGCGTGGTCGTCACCGGTATGGGGATGGTAACGCCTCTCGGGCTTGGCACCGAGAACGTCTGGAAGCGTCTCATCGCGGGTGAAAGCGGTATTGACCGTATTCACGCGTTCGATCCGAGCGAACTTGCAGCGCATATTGGCGGTGAGGTGCCGGAAGGCCCCACAGCCGAGGGCAAGCTCACCATTTCGGACTGGATTCCTGTCAAGGACCAGAAGAAGATGGATCGCTTCATCCATCTTGGAATGATCGCGGCCGCGGAGGCTGTTGAGGATTCCGGATGGAAGCCCGAGTCGGAAGAAGATCGCTGCGCCACCGGCGTGCAGATCGGCTCCGGAATTGGTGGTCTTCAGACGATCTATGAAGCCTCCATCACGGTTCATGAAGGACGGGCGAAGCGTCTGTCTCCGTTCTTCATCCCGTCGGCGCTTGGTAATCTGGTCTCAGGAAACGTATCGATCCGGTACGGTTTCAAGGGGCCGAATCATTCAGCCGTAACGGCCTGCGCCACCGGCGTTCACGCCATTGGTGATGCTGCCCGTCTCATCATGTTCGGCGATGCCGATGTGATGGTTGCTGGTGGCGCCGAAGCCACAGTCTGCAAACTCGGTATTGCCGGGTTCTGCTCGGCCCGCGCCCTGTCCACCGGTTTCAACGATCGGCCGAAACAGGCTTCCCGTCCGTGGGACCGCGACCGTGACGGCTTTGTCATGGGCGAGGGAGCAGGCATCGTCGTGCTCGAGGAATACGAGCACGCCAAGAAGCGCGGTGCGAAGATTTACGGTGAGATTGTGGGTTACGGCATGTCCGGTGACGCGCATCACATCACGGCTCCTGCCGAGGGGCATGAAGGCGCTTACCGTGCGATGTTCGCAGCAGTCCGCAGCGCCGGCATTACGCCGGGCGAGATCGGTTATGTGAATGCGCATGGCACATCCACCATGGCGGATGATCTGGAACTGGATGCGGTCGAGCGTCTCTTTGGCGACGAAGGTCGCAAGGTGGCCATGTCCTCCACAAAATCGGCGATCGGCCACCTTCTTGGCGCCGCCGGTGCGGTTGAAGCCATGTTCTCCATGCTGGCCATTCGTGACGGTGTTGTTCCCCCGACACTCAACCTCGACAATCCATCACGGGAAAGCATTATCGACCGCGTGGCGCATG
- a CDS encoding acyl carrier protein, giving the protein MSEIADKVKKIVVEHLGVEESKVTPDASFIDDLGADSLDTVELVMAFEEAFNVEIPEDAAEKIATVKDAIDYIEAQKAA; this is encoded by the coding sequence ATGAGCGAAATCGCTGACAAGGTTAAGAAGATCGTCGTCGAGCACCTCGGCGTTGAAGAGAGCAAGGTGACACCGGATGCGTCGTTCATCGACGATCTGGGCGCAGACAGCCTCGACACGGTCGAACTGGTGATGGCGTTTGAAGAAGCTTTCAACGTGGAAATCCCGGAAGACGCAGCCGAGAAGATCGCTACCGTGAAGGACGCGATTGATTACATCGAGGCACAGAAAGCCGCTTGA